A stretch of DNA from Maridesulfovibrio sp.:
GGAAGAAACATAGCCCACAGGCAATTCGTTCTTCCCGGCCGATGCGGGAAAAACAGGATACCAACCGCCATCCAAGGCCCCTACCCTGAAACTCTGATCGGGAGAAAGAATCCAGACAACCGGAGCCTTCAATCCCGGTTCAGACCGGACGTTGGCAATTGATTTCGCAACCCTGAGCCCTTCAGGAGCTGCAGCGTGTGCAGGAAAGCTGAAAGCAAGGCTCAACAGGAACAAAAGACAGAGCAAGGCCGGAAAACAGTTTGCCGGGCTACTCCCTTTAAAACATAAATTTTTAAAATTGCTAGTCAAATGCATGCTCGCTTCTGAAATTGGTCCCCATTATTCGGGCATAACCACCATAGCAGGTGATATCAGGGCTTCCATACCGTCTTCAATCATTATTTCGCGGGTGACAAGGTCAACTTTAACTTTCTTGGCGCTGATAAAAGTTGCAGGGCTGAACACCCTTACATTTCCTTCCAGAAAAAGGACATTTTCCTTGGGCACGAAATTCAGCCGCTCGGACTTGAGTTTCATATCGCCGTAATGCCCTTCAACGTTATCCCAGAGCCTCAACCCCTCGCCTTTCTGGCTGACCTCTCCGTGCTGAGCACGAACAAAAACTTCCTTGCGGTCTCTTCCCAGATAATATGTAACCCGAGGCTTATCCGCTATAACAAGCCCCTTTTCCTGGTCATAATCAGCGCTGCCTGCCCGCAGAATCCACTCCACATCCCCACCGGTCCCCTGAATCAATTCAATTTCCTCGGCAGAAACATCAGACTTGTTCTGGTCAGCCAAGACCGGACGTTTAACGGCCGAACGGACCATGTGAGGATACGATCCGTACTTTTTACCCAGCAAGGTCCCGGAAATAACCCCCAGCAGCAGGGCCAGGACTAAAAAAAATACGTAACGGCTTCGGCCCATTTAGCCTGCCCACTCCTGCCAGATGGAACCGAGTTTTCCCTGTGCGTCAAGAATGAAGGAGATAGCCTCGCGCACGGCCCCGTGTCCTCCGCTCCTTGAAGATATCCACCGGGCAAGACCGAAAATCTCAGGCTGAGCGTTCTTGACGGCCATGGGCAGCCCGACCCGGAGCATTACCGGAACGTCTATCCAGTCATCACCAACGTAGGCGACTTCTTCATCAGTAAGACCTTTTTCACGCAACAGCTTTTCATAGAAAGGCAGCTTTTCCCTCTGGCCGGGATAATAATCGGTTATACCCAGTTCGGAAACCCGCTCCTTTACCGCACCGTGATCAAGACCGGTTATAACGGCAACCTCTATTCCAGCCTGCTGTGCGAATTTTATTCCAAGGCCGTCCTGCACGTTGAAACGCTTCATGACGTTACCTTCGTGGTCATAATAAAGACCGCCGTCTGTGAGCACGCCATCCACATCCAGTATAAGCAGCCGAATTTTTGAAGCACGGTCCTTAGCAGACATAATCAACGCTCCATCCGGCCATCAGATCGCGGATAAGATCCTCGGTCCGGTCAAGCGGCCAGCTGTTGGGTCCGTCGCAAAGGGCACAGTCAGGATCGGGGTGAACTTCCATGAACACACCGGACGCACCGGCTGCAACGGCAGCCCTCGACAGCACGGGAACAAACTCCCGCTGTCCTCCGGATTTTCCGTCCAGTCCTCCGGGAAGCTGCACGGAATGAGTGGCATCGAATACGACCGGGCAACCCAGTTGCCGCATCAGAAGAATGGAACGCATATCCACTACAAGATTGTTGTAACCGAACGATGAACCGCGCTCGGTCAGCCAGATGCGGCTGTTTCCGGCCTCTTTCAGCTTACCTACAACATGACGCATATCATTGGGAGCCAGAAACTGGCCTTTTTTCACGTTTACAACCCGCCCGGTATCGGCGGCGGCGACCAGCAGATCGGTCTGGCGACACAGAAAAGCCGGAATCTGAACCACATCGGCAACTTCGCCGACAGGTGCGGCCTGATCCGGGGTATGGATATCAGTAACTACAGGGAGACCGATTTCATCCTTGACACGCTGCAGCCACTTGAGCCCCTCGTCCATTCCCGGACCACGAAAAGATGTGATGGAAGTACGGTTGGCCTTATCGAAAGAACTCTTGAAAACAACGGTCATACCCAGACGTTCAGCGATACCGGCCAGTTCTTCCGCAGCACGCAATGCCACATCCAGCGTCTCAAGCGCACATGGTCCGGCCAGAATAAAAGGTCCTTCCAGACTTTTCTGATATAATTCATCGGGAGTCAAAAGGTCCGCCCTCCATATATGAATCCGGCCGAAAGCGGACACGCCCGCTTTCGGCCGGACTTTAATTAGCTTAAAGAGTCCCGCCTACCTGTTTTTGCATGCAGCCTTGATAAATTCCCTGAACAGGGGATGTGCATGCATGGGATTCGACTTGAATTCGGGGTGGAACTGGCATCCCAGAAACCAGGGGTGGTCGGGAACTTCAACCATTTCCACCAGAGTTTCATCCGGGGAAAGTCCGCTCAGGACAAGCCCGGCTTCCACCAGTCTGTCAGCGAATTTTTCCTTGTTGAATTCATAACGATGGCGGTGACGTTCCTGAATTTCGACCTGTCCATAGGCTTCCATGGCCTTGGTGCCTTCAACAACCTTGCAGGGATACGAGCCAAGACGCATGGTTCCGCCCTTGTCGCTTTCCTCGCAACGGTTTTCAGTCTTTCTGGTACGGTAATCAAACCATTCGGTCATCAGGTAGATGACGTTGTTCTTGCCGTCCTTGTCGAATTCCTCGGAGTTGGCGTCTTCGATACCCAGAACGTTACGGGCGAATTCAATCACCGCACACTGCATACCAAGGCAGATTCCGAAGAAAGGCACCTTGTTGACACGGGCGTATTCGATGGCGGTAATCTTGCCTTCAACACCACGGGTACCGAAACCTCCGGGTACAAGCACGCCGTCGCATCCGGCCAGCTTTTCCTTCACGTTGTCGCGGGTAATCTCCTCGGAGTTGACGTAACGCAGCTTGACTTCCACGTCATTTGCCACCCCGCCGTGAATCAATGCTTCATGCAGAGATTTGTAGGCTTCCTTGAGATCCACGTATTTGCCGACAATAGCGATTGTGGTCTGACCCTGCGGATGCTTGAGCTTGTAGTTCAACTGCTTCCAGGGTTCGAGGTTGCAATTTTTGGCCGGAAGTTTGAGCAGAATAGCGATCTTCTGGTCCAGACCTTCCTGATAGAACTTGAGCGGAACTTCATAAATGGACTTGACATCAACTGCTGTGAAAACAGCATCGAGATCAACATCGCAGAAAAGGGAAATCTTCCTTTTGATATCATCGTCAAGATCAACTTCACTGCGGCAGAGTATGATATCGGGATGAATACCGATTCCGCGCAGTTCCTTAACGGAATGCTGAGTGGGCTTGGTTTTGACCTCTCCGGCCGCAGCAAGGTACGGAACCAGGGTCAGATGGATATAAAGTACATTTTCGCTGCCGAGCTCGGAACGCAACTGGCGAATGGCTTCAAGGAACGGAAGACCTTCGATGTCACCTACGGTCCCGCCGATTTCGACAAGGGCTACGTCTTCATTCTTGGCCACGCCGAGAACAGCATTCTTGATCTCATCGGTGATATGCGGAATAACCTGCACGGTTCCGCCGAGGTAATCGCCGCGGCGTTCCTTGGAAATTACGGTGTGGTAGATACGGCCGGAAGTAAAGTTGTTGTTCTGGCTGAGCGGGACGTCCAGATAACGCTCATAGTGTCCGAGATCAAGGTCAGTTTCCGCGCCGTCATCGGTCACATAGACTTCACCATGCTGAAAAGGATTCATGGTGCCGGGATCAACATTAATATAAGGATCCAGTTTTTGGATGGTTGCGGTAAGCCCTCTGGCTTTCAGAAGTGCTCCGATAGATGCTGCGGCAAGACCTTTACCCAGCGAGGACAGCACGCCCCCTGTGATGAATATGAATTTGGTTTTCATGAATGCTCCCGTCCCGAGCGGACAATTTATTTTGAATTCTCGCTGTTTCATAAAACAAAAAGGACAGCGAATAAAGTCGCATCAGGGAAAAAACACAAAAAAGGACCGTCTCCCCGAACAATCTTAATTCAGGCGTATCCGACTACAAAAAAATGTGTTAGCGGTACGTCCTGAGGAATTTAGATTGTTGACGGGAAGCTGACCCGCAATTATGTTCCTCTCTTCTAAACATGGACTAGATAGTCTTTGAGCATTTCTATTGTCAACATCTGGAGGACAAAAATATATGGCCCGCGTAAAAGTTTTGGTCATTACCGGTTACGGAACCAACTGTGAACAGGAATCGGCACACGCCGCCCGCAAGGCCGGCGCAGACGAAGTGGATATAGCTTATTTTTCCGACCTCGCGGCAGGCAAGACAACTCTTGAAGGATATAATTTTCTCATTTTCCCGGGAGGATTTCTGGACGGAGACGACCTTGGAGCAGCCCAGGCTGCAGCCCTGCGCTGGAAACACGCCCAGACAGAAGACGGCAGCCCTCTGGTTGACCAGATCAAAAAATTCTTCGAAGACGGCGGAGTTATTCTCGGTATCTGCAACGGATTCCAGCTTCTGGTCAAGCTCGGTCTTCTTCCTGCGGTCGGCGGAGAATACTTCACCCGTCAGGTTTCGCTGAGCTACAACGATTCAGCAAAATACGAAGACCGCTGGATTCACCTCAAGGCGAACCCGGATTCACCCTGTGTATTCACCAAAAAGATTGATACCCTCAACGTTCCCGTCCGTCACGGTGAAGGCAAGATTATTCCCGCAGACGATGCAATGCTTGAAAAAATTGTTGAAAACAACCTTCATGCCCTGCAGTACATCGATCCGGAAACCGGGGAAGTAACCATGGAATACCCAGCCAACCCCAACGGCTCTCCGCTCGGCATAGCGGGACTGACCGACCCGAGCGGTCGCATTCTCGGCCTCATGCCGCACCCGGAAGCATATAACCACCCCACCAACCACCCCAAATGGACCCGCGGAAACCTCCCCACTCTGGGGCTGTCTCTGCTCGAAGGTGGCGTAAACTACATCAAATCCCTGTAGTGCTCTGAGGCGGTAAGCCCTGTTTTATCGGACCGTAAGTGATTAATTCCGAGGGGAGAGTTCAGACTCTCCCCTTTTTTTGTTTTTGATGCTATTATGGCAGGAGTAGATCGCCCTGCGGATGTCATAGCAGGACGAAGACTTATGCTTATTCCGAAACCGGAAAGCCGGATAAAAAGAGAATAAATGACCAATATCATTATCAAAGGCAATGCCCCGTCAAAACCGCCTGCCGGTCAGAGCTGGCGTTCGATGATGGACGTGGCAATCCGTGAGGCATTCAAGGCCCGCCGGGATGACGAGGTGCCGATCGGAGCAGCCCTGTTCGATGCTGACGGTAACCTGCTGGCGTGCGGCAGCAACAATCCCCTGACCACCAACGATCCCAGCGGACATGCTGAAATGAACTGTATTCGGGCGGCCTGCCGCAAAACGGGCAATTACCGACTTCCGCCGGACACGATCCTCGCAGTCACCCTTGAACCATGCATAATGTGCCTTGGAGCTATCATCCATGCCCGTGTCGGAGGAGTGATATTCGGCGCTCCGGACCCCAAAGCCGGGGCTGTTGTGTCCAATATGGACGGAACGGAACTTCCGTTCGCCAACCACAGGTTTTGGGCTATCGGAGGTGTGTCCGGCCAGGAATGCAAGGAAATACTGCAGAGTTTCTTTCTTCAGAAGCGCAGGAAGGACTGATACGGAGACTGCGGTACGGACCTTCTCCGCAAACGGCATAAATCAACGTCCGCTGTCACATAAAATCGGACAGATTTAAAGGCGGTTATAATTTTCACGTGACAAATTATTTTTTTTCAATGTATGCACCATGAAAGCCACAAAAAATTTATCACAAGGGAGATTGTCATGTTTAAAAAAACACTTATGGCACTGTGTCTGGTAATTGCTCTTGCCGTTTCCGCATATGCCGAGTCACCGCTTACTTCAGACCAGGTGGAGAGAGTTTTTTCTGCGTTTGAAGCTCTCGAAACATATACGGACCAGATGGATCAGGAACGGGAACAGTCCGGTGAAATGGATGCGGACCCCTTCGATCCGGAAATGTTCAGCCGCGAATGCTCTCTCATGTTCGGCTATAACACCGAAACCAGAAAAATAATCGAAGATCATGGATTCACATACAAAACCTGGCCTGAAACTGCCGGACGCGTGATGAAGGCCATGGCCTATCTGGCAATGCAGTCGGAAGGAGAATCCGGGATGGAAGAAATGAAAGAGGCTCTTGCTCAGATCGAGGCTGACCCCAACATGTCTGCTGAGCAGAAAGCCGCCATGAAGCATCACCTCCAATCCGCAATGAGCACTGTCAACACAATGATGAAAGCGCCGGAAGAGGACGTCAAAGCTGTTCGGCCGTATTTTGAAAAATATGCCAACGAACAATAATTGAACAGCGGGGATGCAAAAAATCCCTGCCCATCAAATTAACACGTATCGTTTTGACGCACTTGTAACAGTATAATATAATAGTATTTTTTTTAAATAATACATTTTTGATTCAAAAGATGTGTCCATTTGGCACATTTCTTAAAGACTGAGGCCCGACTCGCCGTTACTAACACATTGAATTAATGGACCAAACATATCTGGCACCAATAATGCTCGATACCTGTTCAACCTGTTATTATGTTAACCGAGAGGGGGTTATGTTATGACAAATCGTCTTTACGCCAGCATCGCCGCAATTGCTGTTCTGCTCGGTGCCAGTCTCTGTTTCATCCACGATCCGGCTGCCCTTGCCATTGTATCTGTTTCGATCATCGCATTAATCGCGCTTGGCGTAACTGTTCAACGTAAACTGATCACTCCGGTAAACGTGCTGACAAAAGAGGTTCAGCGCATTGCCGACGGAGACTACAGCCCCATTCCGCATCACAATTTCATGTCCGAACAAGGCATACTCGCCTCCAAAATCGAGGATCTCAACAACATCCTCAACAGCCGGGTCGGAATGAGCGAATCGATGATCTCGAACATTATGACCCCCATGATTGTCGTAAACCCTGACGGAACAATTAAATGGTTGAATGAAAGCGTTATCCGGCTGGTTGAAGAGGAAGGAGAGCCG
This window harbors:
- the lptC gene encoding LPS export ABC transporter periplasmic protein LptC, which gives rise to MGRSRYVFFLVLALLLGVISGTLLGKKYGSYPHMVRSAVKRPVLADQNKSDVSAEEIELIQGTGGDVEWILRAGSADYDQEKGLVIADKPRVTYYLGRDRKEVFVRAQHGEVSQKGEGLRLWDNVEGHYGDMKLKSERLNFVPKENVLFLEGNVRVFSPATFISAKKVKVDLVTREIMIEDGMEALISPAMVVMPE
- a CDS encoding HAD-IIIA family hydrolase, which translates into the protein MSAKDRASKIRLLILDVDGVLTDGGLYYDHEGNVMKRFNVQDGLGIKFAQQAGIEVAVITGLDHGAVKERVSELGITDYYPGQREKLPFYEKLLREKGLTDEEVAYVGDDWIDVPVMLRVGLPMAVKNAQPEIFGLARWISSRSGGHGAVREAISFILDAQGKLGSIWQEWAG
- the kdsA gene encoding 3-deoxy-8-phosphooctulonate synthase, with the translated sequence MTPDELYQKSLEGPFILAGPCALETLDVALRAAEELAGIAERLGMTVVFKSSFDKANRTSITSFRGPGMDEGLKWLQRVKDEIGLPVVTDIHTPDQAAPVGEVADVVQIPAFLCRQTDLLVAAADTGRVVNVKKGQFLAPNDMRHVVGKLKEAGNSRIWLTERGSSFGYNNLVVDMRSILLMRQLGCPVVFDATHSVQLPGGLDGKSGGQREFVPVLSRAAVAAGASGVFMEVHPDPDCALCDGPNSWPLDRTEDLIRDLMAGWSVDYVC
- a CDS encoding CTP synthase, with translation MKTKFIFITGGVLSSLGKGLAAASIGALLKARGLTATIQKLDPYINVDPGTMNPFQHGEVYVTDDGAETDLDLGHYERYLDVPLSQNNNFTSGRIYHTVISKERRGDYLGGTVQVIPHITDEIKNAVLGVAKNEDVALVEIGGTVGDIEGLPFLEAIRQLRSELGSENVLYIHLTLVPYLAAAGEVKTKPTQHSVKELRGIGIHPDIILCRSEVDLDDDIKRKISLFCDVDLDAVFTAVDVKSIYEVPLKFYQEGLDQKIAILLKLPAKNCNLEPWKQLNYKLKHPQGQTTIAIVGKYVDLKEAYKSLHEALIHGGVANDVEVKLRYVNSEEITRDNVKEKLAGCDGVLVPGGFGTRGVEGKITAIEYARVNKVPFFGICLGMQCAVIEFARNVLGIEDANSEEFDKDGKNNVIYLMTEWFDYRTRKTENRCEESDKGGTMRLGSYPCKVVEGTKAMEAYGQVEIQERHRHRYEFNKEKFADRLVEAGLVLSGLSPDETLVEMVEVPDHPWFLGCQFHPEFKSNPMHAHPLFREFIKAACKNR
- a CDS encoding phosphoribosylformylglycinamidine synthase subunit PurQ, with the protein product MARVKVLVITGYGTNCEQESAHAARKAGADEVDIAYFSDLAAGKTTLEGYNFLIFPGGFLDGDDLGAAQAAALRWKHAQTEDGSPLVDQIKKFFEDGGVILGICNGFQLLVKLGLLPAVGGEYFTRQVSLSYNDSAKYEDRWIHLKANPDSPCVFTKKIDTLNVPVRHGEGKIIPADDAMLEKIVENNLHALQYIDPETGEVTMEYPANPNGSPLGIAGLTDPSGRILGLMPHPEAYNHPTNHPKWTRGNLPTLGLSLLEGGVNYIKSL
- a CDS encoding nucleoside deaminase translates to MTNIIIKGNAPSKPPAGQSWRSMMDVAIREAFKARRDDEVPIGAALFDADGNLLACGSNNPLTTNDPSGHAEMNCIRAACRKTGNYRLPPDTILAVTLEPCIMCLGAIIHARVGGVIFGAPDPKAGAVVSNMDGTELPFANHRFWAIGGVSGQECKEILQSFFLQKRRKD